The Clostridia bacterium genomic interval CAGGGATCTGGGCGCCCCGGTAGACATCGAAGACGCCCACCGACTCCAAAAACTTGCCCGCCACTTGCCGCACACATTCCTGTACCGCTTCCGCTGGCACCGTTTCCGGCACCACCACCGCCAAGTCCCTCTCTACTCCCGGGAACCTAGGCAAAGGCAAGTAGCGCTTGACCTCGGCGGCGTGGGTTTCTAGGCTCTCCCAATCCAGCTCCCCTACTACTACCCTCTCTTTT includes:
- a CDS encoding phenylalanine--tRNA ligase subunit beta produces the protein KERVVVGELDWESLETHAAEVKRYLPLPRFPGVERDLAVVVPETVPAEAVQECVRQVAGKFLESVGVFDVYRGAQIPAGHKSLALGMVYRHPERTFTDAEVDQIEEAVIKELEERLGAKLRKADGL